The following proteins are encoded in a genomic region of Tenebrio molitor chromosome 7, icTenMoli1.1, whole genome shotgun sequence:
- the Mapmodulin gene encoding acidic leucine-rich nuclear phosphoprotein 32 family member A yields MEKRIELEKRGRNPADIKELNLDNCRSTSIIGLSDEFCNLESLSLINVGLTSIKGFPKLPNLKKLELSDNRINNGLNLLETSPKLTHLNLSGNRIKDLTTLEPLKNFKNLKNLDLFNNEATTVENYREKIFKMIPSLKYLDGFDAEDCEIEDSDAEEEVNGNDDESEEEGSSDEDDDLDDTVGLGAVYSENLDELSDEGDYEAGEEEEDEDGIEEEEEEDAAEDDAQSPDVSRGKKRKLEDGEGN; encoded by the exons ATGGAGAAGCGCATAGAGTTGGAAAAACGAGGGAGAAATCCGGCAGAC ATAAAAGAACTGAATTTGGATAATTGCCGGAGTACAAGCATCATAGGACTGAGCGACGAATTCTGCAATCTGGAGAGCTTATCGCTGATCAACGTCGGTCTAACGTCTATTAAAGGATTCCCCAAACTTCCCAATCTGAAGAAATTAGAATTAAGTGACAACAG GATAAACAATGGACTCAATCTACTGGAAACAAGTCCCAAGTTAACACACCTCAACTTAAGTGGCAACAGGATCAAAGATTTAACAACACTGgaaccattaaaaaatttcaaaaatcttaaaaatctTGACCTCTTCAACAATGAAGCCACAACTGTTGAAAATTACagggaaaaaatatttaaaatgattcCAAGCCTTAAATATCTTGATGG ATTTGATGCAGAAGACTGCGAGATAGAAGACAGTGATGCAGAGGAAGAAGTAAATGGTAATGATGATGAGTCTGAAGAGGAAGGAAGTTCTGATGAAGATGATGACCTAGATGACACTGTAGGATTGGGTGCTGTATATTCTGAAAATTTAGATGAACTGTCTGATGAGGGTGACTATGAAGCTGGTGAAGAAGAGGAGGATGAGGATGGCATCGAAGAAGAGGAGGAAGAAGATGCAGCTGAAGATGATGCACAATCACCTGATG TTTCAAGGggtaaaaagagaaaattagaAGATGGTGAGGGCaattaa